From a region of the Acaryochloris thomasi RCC1774 genome:
- a CDS encoding cation:proton antiporter: protein MLSTTLFTFPVDGPPMPSLLATTPEAEYAPFVLTGVLLTLIIVYLMSKLGGELSKRLDLPPVLGELVGGVIVGVSALHLIVFPEAGAAATDSLLMTALQWLGNLDAEAVAHIFASQSEVISVLAELGVIVLLFEIGLESDLRELGKVGYQAAIVAVVGVVAPFTLGTVGLVVFFHVPIIPAIFAGAALTATSIGITSKVLSELGHLKSTEGQIIVGAAVIDDVLGIIILAVVASLA from the coding sequence ATGCTATCGACAACTCTTTTTACGTTCCCTGTTGATGGGCCTCCGATGCCCTCTCTGTTAGCCACAACCCCAGAGGCAGAGTATGCCCCCTTTGTCCTGACAGGCGTTTTGCTAACGCTAATTATCGTTTATCTGATGAGTAAGCTGGGGGGCGAACTCTCAAAACGTCTCGACCTGCCGCCTGTTCTAGGTGAACTCGTTGGTGGCGTGATCGTGGGCGTTTCTGCTCTACACCTAATTGTTTTCCCCGAGGCAGGAGCTGCAGCAACTGACTCTTTGTTGATGACGGCTCTACAGTGGCTGGGGAATCTAGATGCTGAGGCTGTTGCCCATATCTTTGCCAGCCAGAGCGAAGTGATTTCCGTCTTGGCCGAGCTGGGCGTGATCGTGCTGCTATTTGAAATCGGTCTAGAATCCGATCTGCGAGAGCTGGGCAAGGTGGGCTATCAGGCAGCCATTGTCGCGGTGGTGGGAGTGGTTGCTCCCTTCACGTTAGGAACAGTCGGACTGGTGGTGTTCTTTCACGTACCAATTATTCCAGCGATTTTTGCAGGCGCGGCTCTAACGGCCACCAGTATCGGAATTACGTCAAAGGTACTCTCAGAGCTAGGTCATCTGAAATCAACCGAAGGACAGATTATTGTCGGAGCCGCTGTCATTGATGACGTACTGGGCATTATCATTCTGGCGGTGGTGGCGAGCTTAGCC
- the pgr5 gene encoding cyclic electron transport protein PGR5: protein MFAPIVLTLKQLIGKPQFMKMRGKAIAMHSRVITNVCNQFGIERTPRQNMIRLARDNGKRLGLLA from the coding sequence ATGTTTGCACCTATCGTTTTGACACTGAAGCAGTTGATCGGTAAGCCTCAGTTCATGAAGATGAGAGGCAAGGCGATCGCAATGCACTCCCGAGTGATCACCAATGTCTGCAACCAGTTTGGAATTGAACGAACACCCCGGCAGAATATGATTCGGCTCGCCCGTGACAATGGCAAGCGGCTCGGTCTTCTCGCATAA
- a CDS encoding efflux RND transporter permease subunit, with amino-acid sequence MLNLFYRNRQLLFLSIALIIVWGLSAFLTLPRLEDPEITQRNSTVTTVFPGASPERVEALITDKIEEELSEIEEIDSLESTSNPGLSVVAIELKENIRNVDPVWARVRSQLEDVTPQLPAEALEPEYEDSGVKASALIVGLKWELDSPANSAILRRVAEGLEAQLRNVSGTDKVEIFGEPDEEILVEADSAELAQLGLTAQVLAQQINASDAKVSAGELRNQDELLLEVSSNLDSLERVRRIPIRVEATGKVAQLGDIAKVTKGVQQPVSDLTLIDGQPAIVVSATVESDFRVDTWAEQAHQVLNTFETNLSDGIGMTVVLDQSLYVQQRLNGVVGNLVMSSLLVVGVSLVILGWRSALIVGAALPLATLTVFGAMKSLGIPLHQMSVTGLIISLGLLIDNAIVVVDEVQLHLQAGGTPAQAIQQAVKQLAVPLLASTMTTVLAFVPIATSPGGTGEFIGTIGSTVILALISSLVLSLTVIAALTGLMHQRFPQPARKRWWVHGFANSRLTTVYRWSLATVFRRPILGIILAMVLPITGFIQFASLPQQFFPPTNRDQFQVEIELPATSAISTTQTLALKAREVMQEHPKVADVQWFLGKSAPSFFYNIISNRRNAANYAQGIVQLNDTDDLRGTVQTLQTKLDRDFPEAQILVKQLEQGPPFDAPIELRLYGPDIDQLRELGNQMRGMLAQVPNVIHTQADLTEIAPKLALTVDEVIAQRAGLDNGEIATQLNSSLDGVTGGSILEGTEELPVRVRLADRQRGNLSQIESLDLLSSNGSRVPFGALASTSLVPDISTIVRRDGQRINTVQAFLTAGALPDTVLTQFQQQLKDLNFGLPPSYRIEYGGEADARGSAVGNLLSTVGVLMVLMTAILVLSFNSFALAGVLAVVAIAAIGLAALALWTFDALFGFTAILGTLGLIGLALNDSIVVLAALQADPLARQGDRKATQEVVLKATRHIIATTVTTIIGFVPLMLDPTGFWPPLAIAIAGGLGGATLLALYFIPSTYLWLKRSAHRTSGGI; translated from the coding sequence ATGCTGAATCTCTTCTACCGCAATCGACAGCTTCTCTTCCTGTCGATCGCTCTCATCATCGTCTGGGGACTGTCAGCATTCTTAACCCTGCCGCGCCTAGAAGATCCTGAAATAACCCAGCGAAACTCTACCGTCACCACAGTTTTTCCCGGTGCCAGCCCAGAGCGAGTCGAAGCCTTGATCACCGATAAAATCGAAGAAGAGCTATCTGAAATTGAAGAAATCGATAGCCTCGAATCCACATCCAATCCAGGGCTATCCGTCGTTGCCATCGAACTGAAAGAGAATATCCGCAACGTCGATCCCGTCTGGGCCAGAGTTCGCAGTCAGCTCGAAGATGTCACCCCTCAGCTACCGGCAGAAGCCTTAGAACCAGAGTATGAAGACAGTGGCGTCAAGGCTAGCGCCCTCATTGTGGGCCTAAAATGGGAACTGGATTCCCCTGCCAATTCTGCCATTTTGCGCCGCGTGGCAGAAGGACTTGAAGCCCAATTGCGTAACGTTTCAGGCACTGACAAGGTAGAGATATTTGGTGAACCGGATGAAGAGATTCTCGTGGAGGCAGACTCTGCAGAACTCGCTCAGTTAGGATTGACAGCTCAGGTTCTCGCCCAGCAAATCAACGCCAGCGATGCCAAAGTTTCGGCAGGGGAGTTGCGAAATCAAGATGAGCTGTTACTCGAAGTGAGCAGTAATCTCGATTCCCTCGAACGGGTGCGGCGGATTCCGATTCGAGTGGAAGCAACCGGGAAAGTCGCCCAACTGGGTGACATTGCCAAAGTCACGAAGGGCGTTCAGCAGCCCGTTTCAGATCTGACCCTGATTGATGGACAACCTGCCATTGTCGTTTCTGCAACCGTAGAGTCTGACTTTCGGGTCGATACTTGGGCGGAGCAAGCCCATCAGGTTCTGAACACCTTTGAAACGAATTTATCTGATGGTATAGGAATGACGGTTGTTCTAGATCAAAGTCTTTACGTTCAACAGCGGTTGAATGGGGTGGTTGGCAACTTAGTGATGAGTTCTCTCCTGGTGGTTGGAGTATCGCTGGTAATTCTGGGGTGGCGATCGGCTCTGATTGTGGGGGCCGCATTGCCCTTAGCCACTCTGACCGTGTTCGGAGCTATGAAATCCCTAGGCATTCCGCTCCACCAGATGTCTGTGACGGGGCTGATTATCTCTCTGGGGTTGCTGATTGATAATGCCATTGTGGTCGTAGATGAGGTGCAACTCCATCTGCAAGCAGGGGGAACGCCCGCCCAAGCGATTCAGCAAGCCGTTAAGCAATTAGCCGTTCCGCTGCTGGCTTCGACGATGACTACGGTGTTGGCCTTTGTCCCCATCGCGACTTCACCGGGAGGGACGGGAGAATTTATCGGCACGATTGGCAGCACGGTCATTCTAGCTTTGATCAGCTCGCTGGTTTTGTCGCTGACGGTGATTGCAGCCCTAACGGGTCTAATGCATCAGCGTTTTCCACAGCCTGCACGAAAACGTTGGTGGGTGCATGGATTCGCAAACTCGCGCCTGACAACCGTCTATCGCTGGAGTCTGGCGACGGTCTTCCGGCGGCCTATTTTGGGAATTATTTTAGCGATGGTGTTGCCCATCACTGGATTTATCCAGTTTGCGAGTTTGCCCCAGCAGTTTTTTCCGCCCACCAACCGCGACCAGTTTCAGGTGGAAATTGAGCTGCCTGCGACAAGCGCGATCTCAACCACTCAAACTCTAGCTCTAAAAGCCCGCGAGGTGATGCAAGAACATCCTAAAGTGGCTGATGTGCAATGGTTTCTGGGTAAAAGTGCGCCCTCTTTTTTCTATAACATCATCAGCAATCGTCGGAATGCCGCCAACTATGCCCAAGGGATTGTGCAGCTCAACGATACTGATGACCTGCGCGGGACCGTTCAGACGTTACAAACCAAGCTAGATAGAGACTTCCCCGAAGCACAGATCTTAGTCAAACAACTGGAACAGGGACCACCCTTCGATGCCCCTATTGAGCTGCGGCTTTATGGTCCTGATATCGATCAGTTGAGAGAACTCGGCAATCAAATGCGAGGGATGTTGGCCCAGGTACCCAACGTGATTCACACCCAGGCAGACTTGACCGAAATTGCACCTAAGTTAGCCCTTACTGTCGATGAAGTGATCGCTCAACGGGCTGGGTTAGATAATGGTGAGATCGCAACTCAGCTCAACAGCAGTTTGGACGGTGTGACAGGCGGCTCCATTTTAGAGGGCACTGAAGAGCTACCCGTGCGGGTCCGTCTTGCCGATCGCCAACGGGGGAATCTTTCCCAAATTGAATCGCTCGATTTGTTATCTAGCAACGGCAGTCGAGTTCCCTTCGGAGCACTGGCCTCGACAAGCCTGGTACCGGATATCAGCACCATCGTTCGTCGAGACGGTCAACGAATCAATACCGTCCAGGCATTTCTAACGGCTGGAGCTTTACCGGATACGGTCCTCACCCAATTTCAGCAGCAACTCAAAGATCTTAATTTTGGACTCCCTCCTAGCTATCGGATTGAGTACGGCGGCGAGGCTGATGCAAGGGGAAGTGCTGTCGGTAATCTTCTCTCTACCGTAGGTGTATTGATGGTTCTGATGACGGCAATTCTGGTGCTGTCCTTTAACTCTTTCGCTTTGGCGGGGGTGTTGGCTGTCGTTGCGATCGCAGCCATCGGTTTAGCCGCCCTCGCCCTATGGACTTTTGACGCCCTCTTTGGATTCACAGCCATTCTCGGAACCCTAGGGCTGATTGGTCTCGCCCTCAATGATTCGATTGTGGTATTAGCCGCACTGCAGGCTGATCCTCTAGCTCGTCAAGGAGATCGCAAAGCCACCCAAGAGGTTGTATTGAAAGCGACGCGCCACATCATTGCCACAACGGTAACTACGATTATTGGCTTTGTGCCGCTCATGTTAGATCCGACTGGGTTTTGGCCCCCGCTTGCGATCGCAATTGCTGGTGGCTTGGGTGGTGCAACACTACTAGCTCTCTACTTTATTCCATCCACTTATTTGTGGCTCAAGCGATCTGCCCATCGGACTAGCGGGGGGATTTGA
- a CDS encoding NAD-dependent epimerase/dehydratase family protein → MADGSPSDESSLPGELNIDNLYFRSKVMAEAAVDQFLEHRSLPIVLIQPGTIFGPSDAAPSESGRFVLNFLQQKVPFILTGGLSIVDARDVAQAMITAVKQGQSGERYLVGGQYHSAGEILTTLSEVSGVKGPQRKLPGWAMHLLARLLTLISRLTGQSLVDLSVDVVKIMLTQQQFNSAKAMDVLDVNFRPLLETLRDTVAWYRDHDYCE, encoded by the coding sequence ATGGCCGATGGAAGCCCCAGCGACGAGTCTTCTCTCCCCGGCGAACTCAATATCGACAATCTGTACTTCAGAAGCAAAGTCATGGCAGAGGCCGCTGTTGATCAGTTCCTAGAGCACCGTTCCCTTCCCATCGTGTTGATTCAACCCGGCACAATCTTTGGCCCCAGTGATGCTGCCCCCTCGGAGTCCGGTCGGTTTGTATTGAATTTTCTCCAGCAAAAGGTTCCGTTTATTTTAACCGGAGGCCTCTCAATTGTTGATGCCCGTGATGTCGCCCAAGCAATGATCACCGCCGTTAAGCAGGGGCAATCCGGTGAACGATATCTCGTTGGTGGTCAATACCACTCAGCCGGAGAAATCCTCACCACCCTATCTGAGGTCAGCGGCGTGAAAGGCCCCCAGCGCAAACTGCCCGGATGGGCCATGCATCTCCTGGCTCGGCTACTGACACTGATCAGTCGATTAACCGGGCAGTCACTAGTGGATTTGTCAGTGGATGTCGTCAAAATCATGCTGACGCAGCAGCAGTTCAACTCGGCCAAGGCCATGGATGTCCTAGATGTCAATTTTCGACCACTCTTAGAAACCTTGAGGGACACCGTAGCGTGGTACCGCGACCATGATTATTGCGAGTGA
- a CDS encoding NAD-dependent epimerase/dehydratase family protein: MKAFVTGSTGLLGSNLVACLLRQGYEVQALVRSIEKGQRVLGNHSYLQFVQGDMRAVANFASHLQDCDILFHAAAYFREYYGLGDHWPQLEQINIQGTLSLLEAADQAGIQKVIYLCQYIGLSRSDGRWKPQRRVFSPRRTQYRQSVLQKQSHGRGRC, from the coding sequence ATGAAAGCATTTGTCACCGGAAGCACAGGCCTGTTGGGCAGTAATTTAGTAGCCTGCTTACTACGCCAGGGATATGAAGTGCAAGCCCTAGTGCGCTCCATCGAAAAAGGACAGCGAGTTCTCGGCAATCATTCTTACCTTCAGTTCGTGCAGGGAGACATGAGGGCCGTGGCAAACTTTGCATCTCATCTACAGGACTGCGACATCCTATTCCATGCCGCCGCCTATTTCCGTGAATATTACGGATTGGGCGACCATTGGCCCCAGCTAGAGCAAATTAATATTCAAGGCACGCTCTCATTGCTGGAAGCCGCAGACCAAGCAGGCATCCAGAAAGTTATCTATCTATGTCAGTACATCGGGCTGTCTCGGTCTGATGGCCGATGGAAGCCCCAGCGACGAGTCTTCTCTCCCCGGCGAACTCAATATCGACAATCTGTACTTCAGAAGCAAAGTCATGGCAGAGGCCGCTGTTGA